A region of Campylobacter armoricus DNA encodes the following proteins:
- a CDS encoding HrcA family transcriptional regulator, whose translation MKSYNKKDLILRTIIETYLNGNNPVGSNELNHKVSIPASTIRVYFKKLSDEGVITQLHISSGRIPTINAMKAYWQEQLCEEELIIKDLALLEFLLDKFEIYTLIYGGDELILHDITKVNDKFIILDFGQNEIVLKFNQDSLIFLKRLIGLDLKSIENLAFRVEFKELLEKIAMLKQSMIYYRYNESKAYQIYQNDEFAKLLSPKIGFYFDGKLQFEPLFEEGFMGLKLKSTFLGKEAKAIFAGSVYSDFKTMLNIIKEAA comes from the coding sequence GTGAAGTCTTATAATAAAAAAGATTTAATTTTAAGAACTATTATAGAAACTTATCTAAATGGTAACAATCCAGTAGGTTCTAATGAATTAAATCATAAGGTTAGCATACCAGCTTCTACTATAAGAGTTTATTTTAAAAAATTAAGTGATGAAGGTGTCATAACGCAACTTCATATTAGTAGTGGGCGCATACCTACCATTAATGCCATGAAAGCTTATTGGCAAGAGCAACTTTGTGAAGAAGAGCTTATTATAAAAGATCTTGCTTTATTGGAGTTTTTGTTAGATAAATTTGAAATTTATACATTGATTTATGGTGGTGATGAGCTTATTTTGCATGATATTACTAAAGTAAATGATAAATTTATTATACTTGATTTTGGACAAAATGAGATTGTATTAAAATTTAATCAAGATAGTTTGATTTTTTTAAAAAGACTTATAGGGCTTGACTTAAAAAGTATTGAAAATTTAGCATTTAGGGTTGAGTTTAAAGAATTGTTAGAAAAAATAGCTATGCTAAAACAATCTATGATTTATTATAGATATAATGAGAGTAAAGCTTATCAAATTTATCAAAATGATGAATTTGCTAAGCTTTTATCTCCAAAAATTGGGTTTTACTTTGATGGTAAATTACAATTTGAACCCTTATTTGAAGAAGGCTTTATGGGGTTAAAGCTTAAGAGCACATTTTTAGGTAAAGAAGCAAAAGCTATTTTTGCAGGAAGTGTGTATTCTGACTTTAAAACAATGTTAAATATTATAAAGGAGGCTGCATGA
- a CDS encoding DHH family phosphoesterase, with protein MKIYHLSHTDLDGYACQYVLDFYFKNCYFYNSNYGKEINENFNVIFKNIEENLKENPKEEFIILITDLNLTLTQCEDFQKAIEGKKIKLLLLDHHQSGLECMQKYPWYFLDDKRCATKIVYDFFSRCYGTNKALSEFVDVVNAVDIWLSEDENFELGKVLLGMVSGAKEINRVMFAQENIAYLFYLFNVSRAYIYKKDAHISLDDDLHSLKKSFFRRECNNTLSNLISKFIVERLSVNKEKFSVYYKGQKGLLTSNIGNTSVIGNDFLMQNPDFDFFVDISSRKTLSFRANNKIDVSLMAKNLVNGGGHKNASGGLFATYKESSNYDFIKAQFVDLIKSKELKENNESKPQS; from the coding sequence ATGAAAATTTATCATCTTTCGCATACAGATTTAGATGGTTATGCTTGTCAGTATGTGCTAGATTTTTATTTTAAAAATTGTTATTTTTATAATTCTAATTATGGTAAAGAAATTAATGAAAATTTTAATGTTATTTTTAAAAATATTGAAGAAAATTTAAAAGAAAATCCTAAAGAAGAATTTATAATCTTAATTACCGATTTAAATTTAACTTTAACCCAATGTGAAGATTTTCAAAAAGCTATAGAAGGTAAAAAAATAAAACTTCTACTTTTAGATCATCATCAAAGTGGTTTAGAATGTATGCAAAAGTATCCTTGGTATTTTTTAGATGATAAAAGATGTGCTACTAAGATTGTTTATGATTTTTTTAGTAGATGTTATGGAACAAATAAAGCTTTGTCAGAATTTGTAGATGTGGTAAATGCAGTAGATATTTGGCTTAGTGAGGATGAAAATTTTGAGTTAGGTAAAGTTTTGCTTGGTATGGTTTCTGGAGCAAAAGAGATTAATAGAGTAATGTTTGCTCAAGAAAATATAGCTTATCTTTTTTATTTATTTAATGTTTCTAGAGCTTATATATATAAAAAAGATGCTCATATTAGCTTAGATGATGATTTACATAGTTTAAAGAAGAGTTTTTTTAGAAGAGAGTGTAATAATACTTTAAGTAATTTGATTTCTAAATTCATAGTGGAAAGATTGAGTGTTAATAAAGAGAAATTCAGTGTATATTATAAAGGGCAAAAGGGACTGCTTACCTCAAATATAGGTAATACTTCTGTAATAGGAAATGATTTTTTAATGCAAAACCCTGATTTTGATTTTTTTGTAGATATTAGTTCGAGGAAAACTTTAAGCTTTAGGGCTAATAATAAAATCGATGTAAGTTTGATGGCTAAAAATTTAGTCAATGGAGGAGGGCATAAAAATGCTAGCGGTGGTTTATTTGCAACATATAAAGAAAGCTCTAATTATGATTTTATAAAAGCACAATTTGTAGATTTAATTAAAAGCAAGGAATTAAAGGAAAATAATGAAAGCAAACCACAATCTTAA
- the grpE gene encoding nucleotide exchange factor GrpE, translating to MSEEKQKEEMLGEALENSENQNDELEKLQADYNELKDTYLRANAEFENIKKRMEKEKISATIYANESFAKDLLDVVDALEAAINVEANDELSLKIKEGVQNTLDLLLKKLEKHMVKVIDANGEFDPNLHEAMFHVESADHESGHIVQLLQKGYIMNDRVIRSAKVSVAK from the coding sequence ATGAGCGAAGAAAAGCAAAAAGAAGAAATGCTAGGGGAAGCATTGGAAAATTCAGAAAATCAAAATGATGAATTAGAAAAACTTCAAGCAGATTATAATGAGTTGAAAGATACTTATTTAAGAGCAAATGCTGAATTTGAAAATATTAAAAAAAGAATGGAAAAAGAGAAAATTTCAGCAACTATATATGCAAATGAAAGTTTTGCTAAGGATTTGCTTGATGTAGTTGATGCACTTGAAGCAGCTATCAATGTAGAAGCTAACGATGAGCTAAGTTTAAAAATTAAAGAAGGAGTTCAAAATACTCTGGATTTGCTTTTGAAAAAGCTTGAAAAGCATATGGTCAAAGTGATAGATGCAAATGGTGAGTTTGATCCAAATCTGCATGAGGCGATGTTTCATGTAGAAAGTGCTGATCATGAAAGCGGTCATATTGTTCAACTTTTACAAAAGGGTTATATAATGAATGATAGAGTGATAAGATCAGCTAAAGTTAGTGTTGCAAAATAA
- a CDS encoding GatB/YqeY domain-containing protein gives MNLKDQILEDIKEAMRNKDDFKRNTLRTLNASFKQIEVDERITLDDERIHKIIASEIKKRNEAALAFNKGAREDLAQKELQEVAILSTYLPKQLSDEELESELKKLIEKLQISSLKEQGILMKEAKAIFGASVDGKRLNEKVRKLLA, from the coding sequence ATGAATTTAAAAGATCAAATTTTAGAAGATATAAAAGAAGCTATGCGTAACAAAGATGATTTTAAAAGAAATACTTTACGAACGCTTAATGCTAGCTTTAAACAAATAGAAGTAGATGAAAGAATTACACTTGATGATGAAAGAATTCATAAAATTATTGCAAGTGAAATTAAAAAAAGAAACGAAGCGGCCTTAGCTTTTAACAAAGGCGCAAGAGAAGATTTAGCTCAAAAAGAACTCCAAGAAGTTGCTATTTTAAGTACATATTTACCAAAACAACTTAGCGATGAGGAATTAGAAAGTGAGCTAAAAAAACTCATAGAAAAACTACAAATTAGCTCATTAAAAGAACAAGGTATTTTGATGAAAGAAGCTAAAGCAATTTTTGGAGCAAGTGTTGATGGTAAAAGATTGAATGAAAAGGTAAGAAAGCTTTTAGCATGA
- a CDS encoding Ppx/GppA family phosphatase, with translation MLGIDIGSNTLRAVFMDEYFNKLKSEEFIIATAKNMQNGLISNEAIQRLFNALKILSEKYNLSQAKAVATAAFRNAKNTEDIFIKIEKEFQLKIQVIDAKTEAKLSILGMQERLKTLKLFRKNLSYCDLGGASCEISNDYFSKSYDFGIISFYERMNFKAIKPNAYVNFFKKHPKNLAYIKDKKLKIHFSSYPVHFKQIFFEAFNVIKEAKKNLKGKFFVLNSGVPTTLCAYKQNIKYKDYLEESVNGKILKRKDFFNFALKIWNLEQEKAKIYLGENRKKYLIAGSMILFALFDKQKLIVIDDGVREGVCIAHFKNIKF, from the coding sequence GTGCTTGGTATAGATATAGGCTCAAACACTCTAAGAGCTGTTTTTATGGATGAATATTTTAATAAATTAAAAAGTGAAGAATTTATCATAGCTACAGCTAAAAATATGCAAAATGGTTTAATAAGTAATGAAGCGATTCAAAGATTATTTAATGCTTTAAAAATTTTAAGCGAGAAATATAATCTAAGTCAAGCAAAGGCAGTTGCTACAGCTGCTTTTAGAAATGCAAAAAACACAGAAGATATTTTTATAAAAATCGAAAAAGAATTCCAACTTAAAATACAAGTTATTGATGCAAAAACCGAAGCAAAACTAAGCATTTTAGGTATGCAAGAGCGTCTTAAAACTCTTAAACTTTTTAGAAAAAATTTAAGTTATTGTGATTTAGGTGGTGCTTCTTGTGAAATTTCAAATGATTATTTTAGTAAAAGCTATGATTTTGGTATTATTAGTTTTTATGAAAGAATGAATTTTAAAGCTATAAAGCCAAATGCTTATGTGAATTTTTTTAAAAAACACCCAAAAAATCTTGCCTACATTAAAGATAAAAAACTAAAAATTCATTTTAGTTCTTATCCAGTGCATTTTAAACAAATTTTTTTCGAAGCTTTTAATGTAATCAAAGAGGCTAAAAAGAATTTAAAAGGAAAATTTTTTGTATTAAATTCAGGTGTTCCTACTACACTTTGTGCTTACAAACAAAATATAAAATACAAAGACTACTTAGAAGAAAGTGTAAATGGTAAAATACTAAAGCGAAAAGATTTTTTTAATTTTGCATTAAAAATTTGGAATTTAGAGCAAGAAAAAGCTAAAATTTATCTTGGAGAAAATAGAAAAAAATACCTCATAGCAGGTTCAATGATACTTTTTGCCTTATTTGATAAACAAAAGTTAATTGTAATTGATGATGGTGTTAGAGAAGGCGTGTGTATAGCACATTTTAAAAATATCAAATTTTAA
- the dnaK gene encoding molecular chaperone DnaK, whose product MAKVIGIDLGTTNSCVSVYERGESKVIPNKEGKNTTPSVVAFTDKGEVLVGDSAKRQAVTNPEKTIYSIKRIMGLMINEDAAKEAKNRLPYHITERNGACAIEIAGKIYTPQEISAKVLVKLKEDAEAFLGEEVVDAVITVPAYFNDAQRKATKEAGQIAGLNVLRIINEPTAAALAYGLDKKESEKIVVYDLGGGTFDVTVLETGDNVVEVLATGGNAFLGGDDFDNKLIDFLASEFKNETGIDLKNDVMALQRLKEAAENAKKELSSANETEINLPFITADASGPKHLVKKLTRAKFEGMIDSLVAETINKINEVVKDAGLDKSEIKEIVMVGGSTRVPLVQEEVKKAFGKDLNKSVNPDEVVAIGAAIQGAVLKGDVKDVLLLDVTPLSLGIETLGGVMTKIIEKGTTIPTKKEQVFSTAEDNQSAVTINVLQGEREFSRDNKSLGNFNLEGIPPAPRGMPQIEVTFDIDANGILTVSAKDKATGKAQEIKITGSSGLSEEEINNMVKDAELHKEEDRKRKEAVEARNAADGLVHQVEKSLNELGDKVSDEDKANIQKALDDLKETLKNVNASKEEIESKMKALSEVSHKLAENMYKKDEPNAANDKKKKDDDVIDAEVE is encoded by the coding sequence ATGGCAAAAGTTATAGGTATAGATTTAGGAACAACAAACTCATGTGTGAGTGTGTATGAAAGAGGTGAGAGTAAAGTAATCCCAAACAAAGAGGGTAAAAACACTACTCCTTCGGTAGTTGCTTTTACAGATAAAGGTGAGGTATTAGTAGGTGATAGTGCTAAGCGTCAAGCAGTTACTAATCCTGAAAAAACTATTTATTCTATTAAAAGAATTATGGGTTTAATGATTAATGAAGATGCAGCAAAAGAAGCTAAAAATCGTCTTCCGTATCATATCACAGAAAGAAATGGTGCTTGTGCGATTGAAATAGCAGGTAAAATTTATACTCCGCAAGAAATTTCAGCTAAAGTTTTAGTAAAGTTAAAAGAAGACGCAGAAGCTTTTTTAGGCGAAGAAGTAGTAGATGCGGTTATTACCGTTCCTGCATATTTTAATGATGCTCAAAGAAAAGCAACAAAAGAAGCAGGACAAATTGCAGGACTTAATGTACTTAGAATTATAAATGAACCAACAGCAGCAGCTTTAGCTTATGGACTTGATAAAAAAGAAAGTGAAAAAATAGTAGTTTATGATTTAGGTGGTGGTACATTTGATGTTACTGTGCTTGAAACAGGTGATAATGTTGTTGAAGTTTTAGCAACTGGTGGTAATGCATTCTTAGGCGGTGATGATTTTGATAATAAATTAATTGACTTTTTGGCAAGTGAATTTAAAAACGAAACAGGTATTGATCTTAAAAATGATGTAATGGCTTTACAAAGATTAAAAGAAGCTGCAGAAAATGCCAAAAAAGAATTAAGTTCAGCAAATGAAACTGAAATTAATTTACCATTTATTACAGCTGATGCAAGTGGTCCAAAACATTTAGTTAAAAAACTAACTAGAGCTAAATTTGAAGGTATGATTGATTCTTTAGTGGCTGAAACTATTAATAAAATCAATGAAGTTGTAAAAGATGCTGGGCTTGATAAGAGTGAAATAAAAGAAATTGTTATGGTAGGTGGTTCAACTCGTGTTCCTTTAGTTCAAGAAGAAGTTAAAAAGGCTTTTGGAAAAGATTTAAATAAATCAGTAAATCCTGATGAAGTTGTAGCAATTGGTGCGGCTATTCAAGGTGCTGTTCTTAAAGGTGATGTAAAAGATGTGCTTTTACTTGATGTTACTCCACTTTCTTTGGGTATTGAAACTTTAGGTGGAGTTATGACTAAAATTATAGAAAAAGGCACAACCATACCAACTAAAAAAGAACAAGTTTTTTCAACCGCAGAAGACAATCAAAGTGCAGTTACTATTAATGTTTTACAAGGCGAAAGAGAATTTAGTAGAGATAATAAATCTTTGGGTAATTTTAATCTTGAAGGAATTCCACCAGCACCTCGTGGTATGCCACAAATCGAAGTTACTTTTGATATAGATGCAAATGGTATTTTAACAGTTAGTGCTAAAGATAAAGCTACAGGAAAAGCACAAGAGATTAAAATAACAGGTTCAAGTGGTTTAAGTGAAGAAGAAATCAATAATATGGTAAAAGATGCAGAGCTTCACAAAGAAGAAGATAGAAAACGCAAAGAAGCAGTTGAAGCTAGAAATGCAGCTGATGGTTTAGTGCATCAAGTAGAAAAATCACTAAATGAACTTGGAGATAAAGTAAGTGATGAGGATAAGGCAAACATCCAAAAGGCACTTGATGATTTAAAAGAAACATTGAAAAATGTTAATGCTTCTAAAGAAGAAATAGAAAGCAAAATGAAAGCTTTGAGCGAAGTTTCTCATAAATTAGCAGAAAATATGTATAAAAAAGATGAACCAAATGCAGCTAATGATAAAAAGAAAAAAGATGATGATGTAATCGATGCAGAAGTAGAATAA
- a CDS encoding DNA/RNA non-specific endonuclease, with product MKKFLTLCAIALSSFAYTQYELHPSFKDYFKNCSLLMDKYYYINCYDYNYKGTKAIAYKLKASILNQGHIKKRPKFSEDTNIPKKYRTYWEDYLRSGYTRGHVVPNQSMNATPQAQLSTFLMSNITPQKKDINAEIWNKIEQRERYLAKKNKELEVLNLVLYDEKPKRIKNNIAIPSFYVKILKAKNYAECYKVPNNDNFARFDRNYFKENCKKYIKF from the coding sequence ATGAAAAAATTTCTAACACTTTGTGCTATAGCTTTAAGCTCTTTTGCTTATACTCAATATGAACTACATCCTAGCTTTAAAGACTACTTTAAAAATTGTTCTTTACTTATGGATAAATATTATTATATTAATTGTTATGATTATAATTATAAAGGCACTAAAGCCATAGCTTATAAACTAAAAGCAAGTATTTTAAATCAAGGACACATCAAAAAACGCCCTAAATTTTCAGAAGATACAAATATACCTAAAAAATACAGAACTTATTGGGAAGATTATCTAAGAAGTGGCTATACAAGAGGGCATGTCGTGCCTAATCAATCTATGAATGCAACCCCACAAGCCCAGCTTAGTACTTTTTTAATGAGTAATATCACTCCACAAAAAAAGGATATTAACGCTGAAATTTGGAATAAAATCGAACAAAGAGAAAGATATTTAGCAAAGAAAAACAAAGAATTAGAGGTGTTAAATTTGGTTCTTTATGATGAAAAACCAAAACGCATAAAAAACAACATTGCAATACCTAGTTTTTATGTAAAAATACTTAAAGCAAAAAACTATGCAGAATGTTATAAAGTCCCAAATAATGATAATTTTGCAAGATTTGATAGAAATTATTTCAAAGAAAATTGCAAAAAATATATTAAATTTTAA
- a CDS encoding filamentous hemagglutinin N-terminal domain-containing protein: protein MLIFSPRGGESNNFDLISSCKKLSKQILLSNIVASLLFSSTFALPSGGKFTHGTTGTINKPNNNTLNIHGNGTNSVIQWGGGFSIGKGESVNFNGNNKNYLNIAHGTSKSTIDGLLNANGNNVFLINPNGVIITKNGTINANRFVASTSSMDNTAMQRFANMSNFDQGLTFSPVFKPNKLGNVVNMGNINANNVLLIGNKVDIQGGKLGNASSTTHLVGNNVYIDADSTNLNSTINVTAIQGGYIQRQMNKFANDNYNFGNNVNINKVNYTDSANTTHNGISSNFKKALTIGNMGNEKANAIEWFYFAKGWNEDLGNTRNIDEFRLVGNVDFSGNEGKNYANYCIDDLGCTSMIVSHSDAFTKTFDGQGYTLKNINIDTTSLGNRAYRIGIFGYIREATIKNINVDYMGGGIKADNVMVGGFAGYVGNGTFSNISLNNIGNIIISSSSGDDGWSGGFAGRIFSGIYTNISLNNIGNINSSYNNYNSYIGGFAGQTSGTFTNISLNNIGNISGNNYYKSYTGGFAGKAGGTYTNISLNHIGSISSNSNNDDSYAGGFAGSVSGTFSNISLNNIGNISSSVSNLDDSSAGGFAGSVGNSSTFKNIYIFLNPNMSISASGGNQNYAGKFFGGKYNSNINFTLDNIHIYHKDGELTNAIADEDYWNDFNTNGYISNKINIHTYNDNTQESNYQDFLSKANTIEKPILPSNPSNPTNPDVILGNDDVISANDLNTWLGEILAGNYWIDINDLNSIKGISEELKQSISFLEALYGQEGMKEILESFGNDYKTNYKNYQKFATNKANLLAFINDKLKPLVKQSNKAFIDLKTAQEQLKIAIAKYNDYVKKVNENPSIKNDATLNALKAEVDRLDNLSKELFASINNNQELLQTYQNKTSTDSNNHFKIIGKFDNVALLIPNLDEIVVDGNENEDYKKVSRQVANAQKQTPTFEYEEDEKEEVEEASMKQRSRTCIVSDNYKTMNPCVVEIY, encoded by the coding sequence ATGTTAATATTTTCTCCACGGGGGGGGGAATCGAATAATTTTGATTTAATCTCTTCTTGCAAAAAATTATCAAAACAAATTCTACTTTCAAATATAGTCGCTTCTTTACTTTTTTCATCTACATTTGCTCTACCTAGTGGAGGTAAATTTACTCATGGAACAACAGGAACTATAAACAAACCAAACAACAATACTTTAAATATACATGGTAATGGAACAAACTCTGTCATTCAATGGGGGGGGGGATTTAGTATAGGTAAAGGTGAAAGTGTAAATTTTAATGGAAACAATAAAAACTACCTAAACATTGCTCATGGAACAAGTAAATCTACTATAGATGGATTATTAAATGCAAATGGTAATAATGTATTTTTAATCAATCCTAATGGAGTAATCATTACTAAAAATGGAACCATCAATGCTAATCGCTTTGTAGCTTCTACTTCATCGATGGATAATACAGCTATGCAAAGATTTGCTAATATGAGTAATTTCGACCAGGGCTTAACCTTTTCTCCAGTATTTAAACCTAACAAATTAGGTAATGTAGTCAATATGGGTAATATTAATGCAAATAATGTATTGCTTATAGGCAATAAAGTAGATATACAAGGTGGTAAGCTAGGTAATGCTAGTTCTACTACACATTTAGTAGGAAATAATGTATATATAGATGCAGATAGCACTAATTTAAATTCAACTATTAATGTAACAGCTATACAAGGTGGTTACATACAAAGACAAATGAATAAATTTGCTAATGATAATTATAATTTTGGAAATAATGTAAATATAAATAAAGTAAATTATACAGATAGTGCTAATACCACTCATAATGGAATTTCTTCTAACTTCAAAAAAGCCCTAACTATAGGTAATATGGGAAATGAAAAAGCTAATGCTATAGAATGGTTTTACTTTGCTAAGGGATGGAACGAAGATTTAGGTAATACGCGAAATATTGATGAGTTTAGATTAGTAGGGAATGTGGATTTTAGCGGAAATGAAGGTAAAAACTATGCTAATTATTGTATAGATGATTTAGGTTGCACTTCTATGATAGTTAGCCACTCTGATGCTTTTACCAAAACCTTTGATGGACAAGGTTATACTTTAAAAAATATCAATATAGACACAACTTCTTTAGGTAATAGAGCTTATAGAATTGGTATATTTGGTTATATTCGTGAAGCAACTATTAAAAATATCAATGTAGATTATATGGGTGGTGGGATAAAAGCTGACAATGTTATGGTTGGTGGTTTTGCTGGTTATGTTGGCAATGGAACTTTTAGCAATATTTCTTTAAATAATATAGGAAATATTATTATCAGTAGTAGCAGTGGTGATGATGGTTGGAGTGGTGGTTTTGCTGGTAGAATTTTTAGTGGAATCTATACTAATATTTCTTTAAACAATATAGGAAATATTAATAGTAGCTACAACAACTATAATAGTTATATAGGTGGTTTTGCTGGTCAAACTAGTGGAACTTTTACAAATATTTCTTTAAACAATATAGGAAATATTAGCGGTAACAACTATTATAAAAGTTATACTGGTGGTTTTGCTGGTAAAGCTGGTGGAACTTATACCAATATTTCTTTAAATCATATTGGCAGTATTAGTAGTAATAGCAACAATGATGATAGTTATGCCGGTGGTTTTGCGGGTAGTGTTAGTGGAACCTTTAGCAATATTTCTTTAAATAATATAGGAAATATTAGTAGTAGTGTTAGTAACTTAGATGATAGCTCTGCTGGTGGTTTTGCTGGTAGTGTTGGCAACTCTTCTACCTTCAAAAACATTTATATATTTTTAAATCCAAATATGAGTATAAGTGCAAGTGGTGGTAATCAAAATTATGCTGGTAAATTCTTTGGTGGTAAATATAACAGCAATATTAATTTTACCTTAGACAATATCCATATCTACCATAAAGATGGAGAATTAACTAATGCAATAGCTGATGAAGACTACTGGAATGATTTTAATACAAATGGTTATATTAGCAATAAAATAAACATTCACACTTATAATGATAATACCCAAGAAAGTAACTATCAAGACTTTTTATCTAAAGCAAATACTATAGAAAAACCTATACTACCATCTAATCCATCTAACCCAACCAATCCTGATGTAATCTTAGGTAATGATGATGTAATTAGTGCAAATGATTTAAATACTTGGTTAGGAGAAATTCTTGCAGGTAATTACTGGATAGATATAAATGATCTTAATTCAATCAAAGGAATAAGTGAAGAACTAAAACAAAGTATATCTTTCCTAGAAGCCTTATATGGCCAAGAAGGTATGAAAGAAATACTAGAAAGCTTTGGTAATGACTATAAAACTAATTATAAAAATTATCAAAAATTTGCTACAAATAAAGCAAATCTTTTAGCCTTTATCAATGATAAATTAAAACCTTTAGTCAAACAATCTAACAAAGCCTTTATAGATTTAAAAACAGCTCAAGAGCAATTAAAAATAGCCATAGCAAAATACAATGACTATGTTAAAAAAGTCAATGAAAATCCTAGTATAAAAAATGATGCAACTTTAAATGCTTTAAAAGCTGAAGTAGATAGATTAGATAATCTTAGTAAAGAGCTTTTTGCTAGTATAAATAATAATCAAGAATTATTACAAACTTATCAAAATAAAACTAGCACTGATTCAAATAATCACTTTAAAATAATAGGTAAATTTGATAATGTAGCTTTACTTATACCTAATTTAGATGAAATAGTAGTTGATGGTAATGAAAATGAAGATTATAAAAAAGTATCACGCCAAGTAGCTAATGCTCAAAAACAAACACCTACTTTTGAATATGAAGAAGATGAAAAAGAAGAAGTAGAAGAAGCTTCTATGAAACAAAGATCAAGAACTTGTATAGTAAGTGATAATTATAAAACTATGAATCCTTGTGTGGTAGAGATTTATTAA